The genome window GTTTCCCACATCGAGGAGCAGCGCGCCCTCGGCATCGATTCCGCGCACCACGCCGGACTCGCGCCGAGGGCCATCAACCACCGTCACCCGCCTCCCGGTCAAGGCCGAAAAGCGTTCCCACTCGGGGCGGACGGCAGCGAAGCCGCGCGTCACGATTTCCATATAGCGATAGTCGAGCAGGGTGAAAAGCGAATTCGCAATGGCGATTCGGTCACACGGATGGCCCACCGCAATGCGTAGTGAGGTTGCCTTATCGCGCAGCTCCGGAGGAATGTCGCCCTCGGCGAGATTCACGTTGATCCCGATTCCCAGCAACACACAGTCGAGTTTCTGGCCGGAGTTGGTGAGTGCCTCCGCGATGATGCCGCCGCATTTGCGTCCCTTGAGCCACACATCGTTGGGCCATTTGAGGGACACTAGCCCGTGAGCCTCGCGCTCCAGCGCCTGCGCCGCGGCGACCCCGGCCATGAGGCTAAGCCGAGGAACCTCGGGGAGCGCGATCGCGGGACGCAGGATGGTCGTAGCGTAGAGATTCACCCCCGCAGGCGAATGCCACGACCGACCCAACCTGCCGCGTCCCGCCGTCTGCAGCTCCGCAATGACAACCGTGCCCTGCGCGGCGCCGTCGGCCGCGAACGCACGAGCGGTCTGCTGAGTGGAATCGAGTTCCTCGAAGTAATGGATCCGACATCCAATTCGGCCCGGCTCTCCGTTTTCGAGCGACTGATATGGGTTGGCGGAACTCATCGGAATCCGCGGCAGAAGCCGCACAGTCAGGCGTCTTCGATTCTCATGCTGAGATCCATCGCACGCGCCGAATGGGTTAGCGCTCCCACCGAAATCAAATCGACCCCGGCCTCGGCGATCGACCTGACAGTCTCGAGGGTCACGTTGCCGGACACTTCCAGCCTGATCCCGGCCCCCGCCTTGCTCCGCGCGCGGCGGATTTCATCGACCGTCATGTTGTCCAGGAGGATCGCATCGGCGCTTGCTCTGCACGCCTCCTCCACCTGCTCGAGCGTCTCGCACTCGACCTCAACCAGGAGGGTGTGCGGAGCAAATCTGCGCGCGCGGTCGATTGCCCGGGTTATCGAACCCGCGGCAGCAATATGGTTGTCCTTGATCAAAATTCCGCTGTCGAGTCCGAAGCGGTGATTATGCCCGCCGCCGGTCCGTACCGCGTATTTCTCTAGGGCGCGCAGGCCTGGATGGGTCTTGCGCGTATCGATGATCTTCGCAGCGGTGCCTGCCACCGCCTCAACGAACTTATTGGTCAGAGTTGCTACTCCGGAGAGCAGTTGAACGAAATTCAGCGCGACGCGCTCGCCGGTCAGCAAACCGGCGAGTTCGCCCGCGTACTCTCCAACTACCATGCGGGACTTAACCCGGGACCCTTCCTCCGCGACCCTTATCACTTGGGGTTGCGAGTCGGTCATCGCGAACACGCGCGCGAAGATGAACCCGCCGGCGAAGATCATCTCGGGCTCCTTGACAATTATTCGTGCCCGTCCGCGTTTCCCGCTGGGAACCGTCGCCTGAGTGGTGAGATCTCCGTGACCAACGTCCTCGGCCAGGGCGCGTTCGATTGCGCTGTCGAGCTCAGTGAAGCTTACAAGTTCCATGAGATACCGGTCTGGGCGATGCGCCCGCTAAGCCCTAGAGCGGTTGCCGCAATAAGCGCAAGGCGCCGGGTCTATTCGGAGGCCCTTTCGAATTGTCGCACCTGTTCGCTTAGCAGGCGAGATTGGCTTTCCAGTTCCGCAGCCCTCTCGCGAATCTGGTCCTGCATTTCCGGCGCGGCCTTCGCCTGGAACTCCGGATTGTTCAACCGAGCCAGATGCTGGCGGTGATGCGCGACGACTTCGTCAAGCTTCTTCCGGGCGACCCCAAGCGCCTTTGCAAAATCGAACCCATCGGGAGCTAGCACCGCAATTTCACCCCATGGTAGTACGGCCGGTACCGCGCCCCGAGGCAGGGTTTCATTCGACGAGACTAACTCCACACTCTCGGCCTTCGCCATCGTGAGCGCATAGGGTTTCCAGATCGCAAATTCCGCGCTCAGGTTGACGTTGGCTGCGGCCCGGATGACTACGCGCACGCGCTGCCCCGGATGATAGCCGAGCAGCGAGCGCAGCGAGTTGATCGCTTCGGTCGCGGCGATGCAATGATCCATCGCTGCGGTCTCGGCGGCGCTCATCCATGACTCCGAGAACGCATCCGGAAATTTCGCGACCGCCAAATGCTGGCTTAAGTTTTTCTCCGCCAGGTAAGGTCGCAGCACCTGCCAGATCTCTTCGCTGATGAATGGCATGAAGGGATGCAGCACACGGAGCATCCGATCGAAGCAGGTCACGAGCACCCAGCGAGCCTGCGCCTGCCGCTCGCCGCCCGCTTTGAGGGGCTCTTTTGACAGCTCGATGTACCAGTCACAGAACTCATGCCAGATGAAGGTATAGACCGCCATCGCTGCAAGGTTGAACTCGTATGCGTCGACGGCGCGCGTAACTTCGCGGACCGTCGCGTCGAGGCGCCCAAGAATCCAACGTTCCGCCAAACCGAGTTGTGCGCGGCCGGGTGATGGTAGCGGCCGTGGCGCCCCATCGAGGTTCATCATCGCGAAGCGCGCGGCGTTCCAGACCTTGTTGGCGAAGGCGCGCGCCGCGGCAAAACGCTCGTGAGAAAGGGTTACGTCCCCTTTTTGACTGGCGAGCTGCGCCAGGGTCAGGCGTACCGCATCGGTGCCGTACTGGTTCATCAAGTCCAGGGGGTCGACCACGTTGCCCTTGGACTTGGTCATCTTCTTGCCGTACTCGTCACGTACCAGCGTGGTTATGTACACGTCGCGGAACGGCACGTCGTCCATAAATTCGAGACCCAACATCATCATCCGCGCGACCCAGAAGAAAATGATGTCGAAACCGGTTATCAGCAGGCTGGTGGGGTAGTACTTGCGCAGCTCGGGCGTTTCATCGGGCCACCCGAGGGTCGAGAAGGGCCACAACCCCGAGCTGAACCAGGTGTCGAGAACATCTTCGTCCTGAACCAGGTCGGTCCCGCCGCATTCCTCGCATTTTTGTGGGCGCTCCGGCGCAACGGTCAGATGGTTACAGCGGTCGCAACGAAAAGCGGGAATCCGATGGCCCCACCACAGTTGGCGCGAGATGCACCAGTCGTGGATGTTTTCCATCCATTCAAAGAAGTCCTTCCTGTACCGCTCGGGGTAGAAGGTAGTGCGCCCGTCGCGGACCGCCGCCATGGCCCGTTGAGCCATCTCGCTCACGCGCACGAACCACTGCTCGGACAGAAGCGGTTCCACGACCGTATCGCAGCGCGAGCAGGTACCGACGCTGCTGCGGTGCGGCTCGGTCTTTTCGAGCAACCCCTGCGCGCGCAGGTCTGCGACGATCTGCGTACGCGCCACTTCTCGCTGGAGACCGTTGTATACGCCTGCGTTCTCGTTCATCCGGCCCTGCGTGTCCATGACGGAAATCTGCTCGAGGTCATGCCGCCTACCGATTTCGAAATCATTGAAGTCGTGTCCCGGCGTGACCTTGACCGCCCCGGTGCCGAACTTAGGATCCACCGCCGCGTCGGCGATGACTTTGATTTCGCGTCCGATCAAGGGCAGGCGCAGTGTCTTGCCGACCATCGATTGGTAGCGCTCGTCGCCAGGACTAACCGCGACCGCGGTATCGCCCAGCATCGTCTCGGGACGCGTCGTCGCAACCGTAATCGACCCGCCGCCATCTGCAAACGGATAGCGGATAAACCACAAGCTCGATTGGACTTCCTTGTGGTCGACCTCGAGATCGGACAGCGCACTCTCGCAGCGCGGGCACCAATTGATGAGCTTGCGGTCGCGGTAGATCAGACCGCGTTTGAAAAGCTCCACGAAGACCTTGCTCACCGCCCGCGAGAGACCCGCATCGAGGGTGAAGCGCTCGCGGCTCCAATCGCAGGAGGCGCCCAGGCGGCGGAGCTGCTGGAGAATTCGCCCGCCTTTCTCCTCTCGCCACTGCCACACGCGATCGAGAAATTTGTCGCGGCCAAGTTGATGGCGATTTCTGCCGTCCTTGGCCAGATCTTTTTCGACTGCGTTCTGGGTGGCGATGCCCGCGTGGTCGGTGCCGGGCAACCACAGCGTGTTGTAACCCTGCATCCGGCGCATGCGCACGATCACATCGTGAAGGGTCGCGTTCAGCGCGTGACCCAGATGCAGCTGCCCGGTGACGTTGGGTGGCGGAATGACCATCGAAAAAATTGGTCCCTCGCGTTGCGGATCCGCTTTGAAGTAGCCGAGATCAATCCAGGTCTGAAACCATCGCTCCTCGGCTGCCTTTGGGTCGTATGTCTTTCCCAGCTCCATCGCGCTCGGTCCCTAGTCACTCACAAGTCATAAAAAAGGGCGTCTGTCGCCCTCTGCGAAATCATATTGGCGGCGCGAATATCCCTCAAGCAGCCTGTATAAGCGACGAATTCAACTTGGTCGAGTGCAACAGAATCCGGCTTGTAAAGTTGCCCTGCTTGGTAATATGGTGCCGCAAAGCCTGATTCTCTGGGACAGGCCGCAGACCTTTCGGAGGGGAAGCTTCATGCGAGGATTAATCCAAAGACTGGGTATCGCGGCGGTCTGGGGGACTCTCGTGATCGCGGGAGCAGTGGCCGGCTGCAGCTCGATGAGTTCCAATCACGTCGATTGCAACGTCGTCAAACTTCAGCAGCAAGCCGGGCGCTCAGACTCTGAAATCGCCTCCGCTCTGGGTGCTAGCGTCAGCGACGTCGCCACTTGCCATGGTCCGGAAAAGTCTGGCAATGCGAGTTCTTCCGGCGGACCCGGACCCTATTAAGCCGCTGGTTTCGAATTTCGTCGCACTTGGCGAAGAATTCGAACTCGAATCGTTTTAAGCCTGGAGCCGCTAGTTCGCCCCCTTCCCGTTCTGGGAAGGGGCCGCAGCGTCGGATTGATTTGCACGCTCCCGCTCTTTTCCAGTTTGGTCATATCGTCAACCTGGCCGCATCCGCGCGTAGCGGAGTGCAGTGCTGTCGAAATGTCACCAAGGCTAGGGTTGCTTTAGGACCTCATCGTCACGCCGAGATGGACAAAGGCTTAGCTCTCCGGATGTAATCGCGTTCGGCGATTGCCAGGATTACAACTGATTCCGGCCCGCCCGCAGCCTGTCGAATCTCGGTGCACCTTGAAGGCTTCGCCTTGGATAACGATCGGATGACCCTAGACGTACTGAGAATCACTCGACTAAAGAATCGATCAATCAGCTCAAAGGCTCCATCGGAATAGGCAGAGGGGGAAAGCTGGGAGATTCGATGACACGTTTGCGTTCAGGCAATCGACCGAGGATCACTTGCGACCAGGTCGGTATGCTCGTCAAGTACGCGACGATGGTTCGAAGCTGCTAGCATCGCTAAGTACCTTCGAAATACTCGTAGGACTAGGGTGGGAGATAGCGATGGGCACGCTTGATGGAAAAGTCGCAATCATCACGGGAGCCGCGCGCGGTCAGGGCGCCACAGAGGCACGGCTATTCGTCGCGGAAGGCGCGCGCGTAATGTTGACCGACGTATTACCGCAGGGCGACGCCGTCGCGAAAGCACTCGGCGACCTCGCGGCTTTTGCAAAGCAAGATGTGGGAAGTGCGGCGGACTGGGAGCGCATCGTCAAATCGACAACCCAGCGCTTTGGCCGACTGGATATCCTGGTCAACAATGCCGCCATCTACAGGATGCGATCGCTGCTCGACACGACCGATGAAGAACTCGACGAGATCACGCGCGTTAACCAGCGCGGACCCCTCTTGGGGATGCGTACGGTGGCGCCCGCAATGCGTGCGGGAGGCGGAGGATCGATCATCAATATCTCGTCGGGCGCGGGACTGAGGGGCGTTCGTAACATGATTGCTTACTCCACGACCAAATGGGCGGTACGCGGAATGACAAAGTGCGCTGCGCTCGAGCTTGCGCCCTATCGCATTCGCGTGAACTCGGTGCATCCGGGCATTATCGAAACTCCAATGCTGGAGGAGAATCCGGCCGCACTGAACCAGGCGATGGTGCGTGCAACTCCGATCGGGCGCATCGGACAGCCAGAAGACATTGCACGGATGGTGCTTTATCTGGCGTCAGACGCGGCCGGCTTCATCACCGGCGCGGAGTTCTCGGTCGACGGCGGCGGAGCGGTCTAGGCCCCATCTTTCAGAAATCGCGACCGCTGCCGACAGATCAAGCCGCCAGCGATTGCTGAGCTGATTCGGCGGCTTTTTGCACCGGGATGGCTTCGTTAGCTGCGGGCGAGTCTTAATTCGTGGAATTCGGCGCGCTCGGAAAGGCAGGAAAGTCCCGGAAATTCCAATAAATAATGGTCGATCCGTGGTCTTCAGGAAAGATGGCTTAAGTGAGTGAGCTATCCAGCTTGGGGTTGGTGCGAGAGGGGGGACTTGAACCCCCACGAAGTTGCCTTCACAAGGTCCTGAGCCTTGCGCGTCTGCCATTCCGCCACTCTCGCGCGCGTCGGAGTCTTTAGCATTTACCCGGCATCAATTGCTGATTCAAGCCGTGACCCGCACCGGGACGCTGACTTGTGATGAGTCGCGCGGTCCCGCACAATTTCGGGTGCGATGAGCGAAAGAGTCAGCGGGGCCATCGATTTGGCGCCGGCTTCGCGTGCCGATTCGCTCGCGCTCGATCTGAGCGCCGGCGATGGGCTTTCGACGCGAATCTTGAGGCAGCGCGGGTGGCGCGTGATCCCGACCGAACGCAAGGTTTCGCGGCCGGGCTGGGTTGCCGCCGACCTGATAAGCGACCTGCCCTTTCGCAGCGAGAGCTTCGACCTGGTACTGCTGCTCGAGGTGATAGAACACCTCCCCGACATTCCGCATTCGCTGCGGGAAATCGCACGCGTGCTCAAGCCCGGCGGCACTGCGATCGTTACGACCCCCAACCGGCTGAATGTGGTCTCGCGCATTCATTACTTGCTGACCGGCTTCTACCGGGGACGAAGGGCTCCGCTGCCTCATCGTTATCGGGTCGAAGATGGTCGTAACTGGCATGTGATGGGCCTCAATGATTTTCACTGGATGGCGCGCGGCTATGGACTCAAACTGGTTGCGCTGGGAAAAAGCCGCCGAAAACTCCGCGCGTATGTATTCCTTCCCCTACTCTTTCCGTTTATCGTTGCGCGTTCGTGGTTACTTTATGGAAGCGGCGACCGGGATCCCGAGCAGAAACGGCTTAATCGCGACTTGTTTCGCTTCATGACGAGTCCGAGCCTACTGATGGATGAAAATATCCTGATGCGATTCGTGAAAACCTCCGACAGCGCGCCCCGCGCGCCGTGCAAATGCGCGTGACTCTCACAATTGTCATTGCGACCTACAACCGCGCCGACCAGCTCGCCCGATTGTTGGCCAGTCTCGGCGGCCAGATGCGTGACGGCGATGAGCTGATGATCGCGGAGAACGGAACCCCGCAGCCGGTCAAAGTTCCTCCGAACGCCCCGCCGCTGAAGCATCTTCACGAGCCACGCGGCGGAAAATGCCGAAGCCAAAATCGAGCTATTGCAGAGTCGCACGGCGAGGTAGTGGTTCTGCTTGATGACGACCTTACAGTTCAGGCGGGTTATCTTGACGCGGTCGAGCGATTTTTCACTCAGAATCCAGAGTTCGCCGCGATGGCCGGACGGATCCTGCCCGCGGAAGATCCGGAGGCAAAGGTCGGCGCCAACTGGATATATCTGGATCTGCCCATCTTTGATCGCGGCGACCGGGTAGTCGAAGTGCCGGGCGCCCTTGGAGCCAATATGGCCTTCCGTCGCACGGCTCTCGATGCAGTTGGGCTCTTCGATGAACGTCTGGGACCCGGCGCGGCTGGACACGAAGAAGAAACCGAAATGTCTCAGCGCTTGCGGCGCAAGGGACTACGTATTGGCTACGCGCCCGAGGCAGTGGTCTACCACGAGGTCGATCCACGGCGCGCCGATCGCGACCGGTTCATAAGAATTTCGCGCGAGCGAGGCCGCTGCCGGATGCTCCATGAAACGCACTCGGCCCTCGAAGTGATCATGAAAAATGCGATCGCTTGGACGCGGCTCAGCATGGCGCGTTCGCTACACGCGAGTCTGCCACGAATCGCCCGGGAAGAGCGGCGGCTAGCAGTGGCCCACGGTATGTTCGACGGCCTCGGTCTCCAACCCAAATAATCTGCAGATGTCAGGTATCCCGCTGCTTGGCATTCCTTGGAGACAGGTTAGATCTGCGCCTGCCCTGGATTGCGGTTATTAACTCACCGAATCAATGAAGCGATTCAACTCGAGTTCGTGCTTTTCCCAGGTAAACCGGCTGGCGGCAGCACGCGCGATCGGTCGCAGGTCGTTCGCCGTGCGGAGCAGGCGTTCAAGCTTGGATGCGATCTCAGCGGGATCGGCGGGATTAGCGACCACATAGTCGCGCAACTCCTCGGGCAGCAGTTCGGCGACACCGCACTGCGCACTGAGCAGTGCAGGCCGGCCGCAGGCCATTGCCTCCAATGCCACGTTGCCAAAGGGCTCGAACAGCGACGGGAGCGCCAGCACGTCGCCGGCCTTGAAGAACTCGGCGACCGCCGGCTGCGCGCCGGCGAAGATCACCCGTTCTGCGATTCCCCGCCGTTGAGTGCGGCGCTGAAATGATGTTGCAGCCCTATCGTTTCCTATGACCATTAAATAGGGCGTGCTTTTCACTTTTGCCACCGCGTCGATCAGAAATCCGAGCCCTTTGCGCGCAAACCCGTTGCCCACAAACAGCACCAGCGCGGCATCAGCCGGGATGCGGGATTGCGCACGAATCCGATTTCGCGCCCCAGAATCCGACTCCGGGTGGAACAGCTGCAGATCCACACCATTGTAAATGGTGGTCACCCTCGCTGCGGGAAGCCTGAATTGCTCGATCAGGTCGCGTCGCACCAGCTCCGAAACGGCTAGTGCCGCTCTTAGCTTGGACGAGGTGAAGCCGAGGCGCTCGACAATGATCTGAGCTCGATGATATGGCGCCAGCCGCATGCGCAGCGCGCTGACCTCTCCGCGCCACCGCGCGACCGCTCGCAGATAGCTGACATGCGCGCTCCCTCCAGATCGCAACACATCGGCGCTGGTGACACGCGCGAAGCTCAGAACCAGATCAGTCCCGTGGCGTCTTGCCAGGGGCGCGGCGGCAACTGCAAACCGTAGGAATGCCAGCGTGCGCGGTAGCGGGACGGTGCCGACACGATGAACGGTCAGTGCTGTGGTTTCGGC of Candidatus Binataceae bacterium contains these proteins:
- a CDS encoding biotin--[acetyl-CoA-carboxylase] ligase; its protein translation is MSSANPYQSLENGEPGRIGCRIHYFEELDSTQQTARAFAADGAAQGTVVIAELQTAGRGRLGRSWHSPAGVNLYATTILRPAIALPEVPRLSLMAGVAAAQALEREAHGLVSLKWPNDVWLKGRKCGGIIAEALTNSGQKLDCVLLGIGINVNLAEGDIPPELRDKATSLRIAVGHPCDRIAIANSLFTLLDYRYMEIVTRGFAAVRPEWERFSALTGRRVTVVDGPRRESGVVRGIDAEGALLLDVGNVMRRILAGDVSLEGTYD
- the nadC gene encoding carboxylating nicotinate-nucleotide diphosphorylase, with protein sequence MELVSFTELDSAIERALAEDVGHGDLTTQATVPSGKRGRARIIVKEPEMIFAGGFIFARVFAMTDSQPQVIRVAEEGSRVKSRMVVGEYAGELAGLLTGERVALNFVQLLSGVATLTNKFVEAVAGTAAKIIDTRKTHPGLRALEKYAVRTGGGHNHRFGLDSGILIKDNHIAAAGSITRAIDRARRFAPHTLLVEVECETLEQVEEACRASADAILLDNMTVDEIRRARSKAGAGIRLEVSGNVTLETVRSIAEAGVDLISVGALTHSARAMDLSMRIEDA
- a CDS encoding valine--tRNA ligase, giving the protein MELGKTYDPKAAEERWFQTWIDLGYFKADPQREGPIFSMVIPPPNVTGQLHLGHALNATLHDVIVRMRRMQGYNTLWLPGTDHAGIATQNAVEKDLAKDGRNRHQLGRDKFLDRVWQWREEKGGRILQQLRRLGASCDWSRERFTLDAGLSRAVSKVFVELFKRGLIYRDRKLINWCPRCESALSDLEVDHKEVQSSLWFIRYPFADGGGSITVATTRPETMLGDTAVAVSPGDERYQSMVGKTLRLPLIGREIKVIADAAVDPKFGTGAVKVTPGHDFNDFEIGRRHDLEQISVMDTQGRMNENAGVYNGLQREVARTQIVADLRAQGLLEKTEPHRSSVGTCSRCDTVVEPLLSEQWFVRVSEMAQRAMAAVRDGRTTFYPERYRKDFFEWMENIHDWCISRQLWWGHRIPAFRCDRCNHLTVAPERPQKCEECGGTDLVQDEDVLDTWFSSGLWPFSTLGWPDETPELRKYYPTSLLITGFDIIFFWVARMMMLGLEFMDDVPFRDVYITTLVRDEYGKKMTKSKGNVVDPLDLMNQYGTDAVRLTLAQLASQKGDVTLSHERFAAARAFANKVWNAARFAMMNLDGAPRPLPSPGRAQLGLAERWILGRLDATVREVTRAVDAYEFNLAAMAVYTFIWHEFCDWYIELSKEPLKAGGERQAQARWVLVTCFDRMLRVLHPFMPFISEEIWQVLRPYLAEKNLSQHLAVAKFPDAFSESWMSAAETAAMDHCIAATEAINSLRSLLGYHPGQRVRVVIRAAANVNLSAEFAIWKPYALTMAKAESVELVSSNETLPRGAVPAVLPWGEIAVLAPDGFDFAKALGVARKKLDEVVAHHRQHLARLNNPEFQAKAAPEMQDQIRERAAELESQSRLLSEQVRQFERASE
- a CDS encoding glucose 1-dehydrogenase translates to MGTLDGKVAIITGAARGQGATEARLFVAEGARVMLTDVLPQGDAVAKALGDLAAFAKQDVGSAADWERIVKSTTQRFGRLDILVNNAAIYRMRSLLDTTDEELDEITRVNQRGPLLGMRTVAPAMRAGGGGSIINISSGAGLRGVRNMIAYSTTKWAVRGMTKCAALELAPYRIRVNSVHPGIIETPMLEENPAALNQAMVRATPIGRIGQPEDIARMVLYLASDAAGFITGAEFSVDGGGAV
- a CDS encoding class I SAM-dependent methyltransferase gives rise to the protein MSERVSGAIDLAPASRADSLALDLSAGDGLSTRILRQRGWRVIPTERKVSRPGWVAADLISDLPFRSESFDLVLLLEVIEHLPDIPHSLREIARVLKPGGTAIVTTPNRLNVVSRIHYLLTGFYRGRRAPLPHRYRVEDGRNWHVMGLNDFHWMARGYGLKLVALGKSRRKLRAYVFLPLLFPFIVARSWLLYGSGDRDPEQKRLNRDLFRFMTSPSLLMDENILMRFVKTSDSAPRAPCKCA
- a CDS encoding glycosyltransferase, with the translated sequence MTLTIVIATYNRADQLARLLASLGGQMRDGDELMIAENGTPQPVKVPPNAPPLKHLHEPRGGKCRSQNRAIAESHGEVVVLLDDDLTVQAGYLDAVERFFTQNPEFAAMAGRILPAEDPEAKVGANWIYLDLPIFDRGDRVVEVPGALGANMAFRRTALDAVGLFDERLGPGAAGHEEETEMSQRLRRKGLRIGYAPEAVVYHEVDPRRADRDRFIRISRERGRCRMLHETHSALEVIMKNAIAWTRLSMARSLHASLPRIAREERRLAVAHGMFDGLGLQPK
- a CDS encoding glycosyltransferase family 4 protein, which encodes MPPARCLGAAGERATGMRIALLARRFDPKGGGTERDLILTAECLRRGGHQVAVYADQIRAETTALTVHRVGTVPLPRTLAFLRFAVAAAPLARRHGTDLVLSFARVTSADVLRSGGSAHVSYLRAVARWRGEVSALRMRLAPYHRAQIIVERLGFTSSKLRAALAVSELVRRDLIEQFRLPAARVTTIYNGVDLQLFHPESDSGARNRIRAQSRIPADAALVLFVGNGFARKGLGFLIDAVAKVKSTPYLMVIGNDRAATSFQRRTQRRGIAERVIFAGAQPAVAEFFKAGDVLALPSLFEPFGNVALEAMACGRPALLSAQCGVAELLPEELRDYVVANPADPAEIASKLERLLRTANDLRPIARAAASRFTWEKHELELNRFIDSVS